From one Desulfurobacterium thermolithotrophum DSM 11699 genomic stretch:
- a CDS encoding AI-2E family transporter: MKRYLPEGFLLSTIFLLIFFLFSMKTAIMPFFIGSAIAYLSYPLFNLFRKLTKNRTNISAILTLFSIFLVLIIVLFIVLPTVISQVQSFIKFLPELTKKLDAFTYKFVGEHLLKKLHFDTSTLQTLVRSAYIQLGSLPVRDIVQRFFSGVFSVFTLFINVVIVPLITYYFLVNAGKIRDIYLKITPVSIRDELKSLLEKVHESLSSYLIGQIAVATFVGFYIALGLYFVGIKYSFLIGFVAGVLNMIPYVGFFSGLIPSILLAIFDNGQLTYVIGVLIVFLTEVGIENLIYPVVMSKTTGINPLLILLSIFIGGYYGGFLGIIISVPIAVMIVPIFESFLEKRESL, translated from the coding sequence GTGAAAAGATATCTACCTGAAGGTTTTCTTCTCTCAACGATATTCCTTTTAATCTTTTTTCTATTTTCAATGAAAACTGCTATCATGCCGTTTTTCATAGGTTCAGCAATTGCTTACCTTTCTTATCCGTTATTTAACCTTTTTCGAAAACTCACAAAAAATAGGACAAATATTTCTGCTATTTTAACCCTTTTTTCTATTTTTCTCGTATTGATAATAGTCCTGTTCATCGTTTTGCCAACTGTTATTTCTCAAGTTCAAAGCTTTATTAAGTTCCTTCCTGAATTAACGAAGAAGTTAGATGCTTTCACTTATAAATTCGTGGGCGAACACCTTCTAAAAAAACTACACTTTGATACATCAACTCTTCAAACATTAGTAAGAAGTGCCTATATCCAGCTTGGCTCCTTACCTGTAAGAGACATTGTTCAAAGATTCTTTAGCGGTGTTTTCTCTGTATTTACTCTCTTTATTAACGTTGTTATTGTTCCTTTAATAACCTATTACTTTCTTGTAAATGCTGGAAAGATTAGGGATATCTACTTAAAAATTACACCTGTAAGCATTAGAGATGAACTTAAATCTCTTTTGGAAAAAGTTCATGAATCTTTATCAAGTTACCTTATTGGTCAAATAGCAGTTGCAACGTTTGTCGGATTCTATATAGCCTTAGGATTGTATTTTGTCGGTATAAAGTACAGTTTTCTCATTGGTTTTGTTGCAGGAGTTCTTAATATGATTCCTTACGTTGGTTTCTTTTCAGGTTTAATTCCCTCCATTCTTTTAGCAATTTTTGACAATGGTCAGCTTACCTACGTCATTGGTGTCTTAATTGTCTTCCTAACTGAAGTTGGAATTGAAAATCTCATATATCCAGTAGTAATGAGTAAGACTACAGGGATTAATCCACTTCTAATTCTCTTATCTATATTTATAGGAGGCTACTATGGTGGATTCTTAGGAATTATTATATCCGTGCCAATTGCTGTTATGATTGTTCCAATATTCGAAAGTTTCCTAGAAAAAAGGGAGTCGTTATAG
- the coaE gene encoding dephospho-CoA kinase (Dephospho-CoA kinase (CoaE) performs the final step in coenzyme A biosynthesis.): MLVGITGNIGSGKSTVSNILKSLGYPVFNADIIGKKVLLKGRRGYKAVVKEFGTEILKEDGEIDTKKLASMVFSDKKSLDKLTSITHPLILEEISFIKRIYTDSIVFVEAAVLFEYGWQELFDFVVLVFAYKGQRFLRASRRFDLKEVIRRESFQLPYGKKLEYSDFLICNTENVLHLKEQVLNLVHYLEELET, translated from the coding sequence GTGTTGGTTGGAATAACTGGAAATATTGGTTCTGGCAAATCAACTGTTTCAAATATTCTCAAAAGTCTTGGATATCCTGTTTTTAATGCTGACATAATCGGAAAAAAGGTACTTTTAAAGGGACGTAGAGGATATAAAGCAGTAGTGAAAGAATTTGGCACAGAAATCCTCAAAGAAGATGGAGAGATAGACACAAAAAAACTTGCCTCTATGGTTTTTTCTGATAAAAAGAGCTTAGATAAGTTGACATCAATAACTCATCCTTTAATTCTTGAAGAAATATCTTTTATAAAGAGAATATACACAGATAGTATTGTTTTTGTGGAAGCAGCCGTTCTTTTTGAATACGGATGGCAAGAACTTTTTGATTTTGTGGTTTTAGTTTTCGCATATAAAGGACAAAGGTTTTTGAGAGCTTCAAGAAGATTTGATTTAAAAGAAGTAATAAGAAGAGAATCATTTCAGCTTCCTTACGGAAAGAAGTTAGAATATTCTGACTTTCTGATATGCAATACAGAAAATGTGTTACATTTAAAGGAACAAGTTTTAAATCTTGTTCACTACTTAGAGGAGCTTGAAACGTGA
- a CDS encoding HIT family protein, with product MEIIWAPWRLSYVSKVTKEEKKGCFICNAIEDSPSKDKENLLLYRGQKAIVILNRFPYNTAHLMVCPIRHTGNFLSLLPEELAEIDELLKRSVRAIKRAYNPDGFNIGLNLGKVSGGSMDTHIHYHVVPRWLGDTNFMPVIGGAKVIPQSLDETYDILKKFWE from the coding sequence ATGGAAATAATTTGGGCACCGTGGAGACTTTCGTATGTAAGTAAAGTTACAAAAGAGGAAAAGAAAGGTTGTTTTATTTGCAATGCCATAGAAGATAGTCCATCAAAAGACAAGGAGAATCTCCTTCTTTATAGAGGTCAAAAGGCAATAGTAATTCTTAATAGATTTCCTTATAACACAGCTCATTTAATGGTTTGTCCAATAAGACACACTGGAAATTTTCTTTCTCTTCTTCCGGAAGAACTAGCAGAAATAGACGAGCTTTTAAAACGCTCTGTAAGAGCCATAAAAAGAGCATACAATCCAGATGGATTTAACATTGGTTTAAATCTTGGAAAGGTCTCAGGGGGAAGTATGGATACTCATATCCACTATCATGTAGTTCCAAGATGGCTTGGTGATACAAACTTCATGCCAGTCATTGGAGGAGCGAAAGTAATTCCACAATCTCTTGATGAAACTTACGACATACTTAAAAAGTTCTGGGAATAG
- a CDS encoding translocation/assembly module TamB domain-containing protein — translation MFYLKQKEIIKFQYSGISFSYKKGNLILKANEIQFQKPDLRVKTSKLELSLKVWESLKELKPDFTYIKMDKLLVNRLVKRENKFLPKFALSLPLRVDTFSVKRFRYLDPTMNIEGNSIFIGKENFHIGRIEGDIQNKKFILKPLEGKVIDNALDFSNLEVRYDQVKLSGKGKVKKDLTELTFNGFLERKELKVSFNLEKTGKNLEIRGVANFKNFKEISFFFEGKLGKEFTLSKGKLVYKKIETDLSGKLNLQEFSLKGKISGKEIRTDFITARGILGTFSIRGNYKKPILKWNIKGKWLDSFLISLKNVSTFGSYHDDKLILKVSSKLIDVALYMNKGNGKGNFKLKNLDINALKPILAEKEKYGKWIPSVVLSGEGKFKVNGYNLISYSGNFTVNEFFFRGFSASGNLELRGDKRALSYSLSLFSSKEQLTSRGNINLKQLTIDASFWGENLKFSSLDFLKKLKLNGSVDCEGKLWGSLKNPEGEFSYISENFSYHGISLGNVKGKVTLQNFYLNVFGKSEEEKFSLEILRIHLKKPLEITLKGNVQHMDVSSLRRLINLPIILRGDITGKFSIYSPNIKIPETISFSAIVKEFNGNFSIDKIRGVVKKVSGSILYNSKKLSLDFVGDGKTLKAGDVQLENGKINLTLKDEKLHVLLKDFSFEPLKKSSVSGNIAVTLDKRELKGSIKVSGDYTKEDLFFGVALNLSLRGKLDNFTTKVDGNLSVKHPYLKKVLKFKLSGKVEEPENLGSISIKRNNEEVKFLLSGDKTNLVGVLRNIGLKLPAGEVLIKMAFVNLDLKKLDGDIALPAFDVKPVSFYRLYSVSGLYIKLKNGEPEISGCRLSYIDGWIELSNLKLENKKIGGKFLAQSGVKGLLYLTDLKNEIKYIKGTIDFSGSFEYEKELKYSVDFSSNRIDTRIDFILEKLSLINLKGKLQNGKLSSIFAEINAGDGNIVVNGGQEKGIVISIADVSAGQLGLWKSLISGNVIFKGKSINGKLNLTKIKFLLPKEKKEKHQRKLPTIPIDVSVDLYFSDAVAIKGDLFYLKILPKLSLKTINKKPLISGSFYVIDGRIDYMGKEFKVIYGTGVIDNLLEQKGNIDILATSYISGYYIYMHIKGIFDSFKLYLSSDPPLTKEQILNLIMTGASPEQVEASSELFPAVQVAYYATSYLFKPIEKQFKEVLKLENFSIEPYITRYGETVAKITLIKRLTKRVRIIGCETTGQRPEYGGSIQVFLTDKYYIEGKFNSYYGPELGVGFEINVR, via the coding sequence TTGTTTTATCTAAAACAGAAAGAAATAATAAAATTTCAGTATAGCGGAATTTCTTTTTCCTATAAGAAGGGAAACTTAATTCTAAAAGCAAATGAAATCCAATTTCAAAAGCCTGATTTAAGAGTTAAAACTTCAAAGCTAGAACTTTCATTAAAAGTGTGGGAATCCTTGAAAGAACTAAAGCCTGACTTTACCTACATAAAAATGGATAAACTTTTGGTTAATCGACTTGTTAAAAGGGAAAATAAATTTTTACCGAAATTTGCATTAAGTTTGCCTCTTAGAGTCGATACTTTTTCAGTAAAAAGATTTAGATATTTAGATCCTACCATGAACATAGAAGGGAACTCCATTTTTATCGGCAAAGAAAACTTTCACATAGGTAGGATAGAAGGGGATATTCAAAATAAAAAGTTTATACTTAAACCATTGGAAGGAAAGGTAATTGATAATGCGTTAGACTTTTCCAATTTAGAAGTTCGTTATGATCAAGTTAAACTATCGGGTAAAGGAAAAGTAAAAAAGGATCTGACAGAACTTACTTTCAATGGTTTTCTTGAAAGAAAAGAGTTAAAAGTTTCATTTAATTTAGAAAAAACAGGAAAAAATTTAGAGATAAGAGGCGTTGCTAATTTTAAGAATTTCAAGGAAATTTCTTTTTTCTTTGAAGGAAAACTTGGTAAAGAGTTTACTCTTTCAAAAGGAAAGTTAGTCTACAAGAAAATAGAAACCGATTTATCTGGAAAACTTAATCTTCAGGAATTTTCCTTAAAAGGAAAAATAAGCGGAAAAGAAATTAGAACAGATTTTATTACAGCTCGAGGAATACTTGGAACATTTTCTATAAGAGGAAATTACAAAAAACCTATCTTGAAATGGAATATTAAAGGAAAGTGGTTAGATTCTTTTCTAATTTCTTTAAAAAACGTATCCACCTTTGGAAGTTATCATGACGATAAATTAATCTTAAAGGTAAGCTCTAAACTTATTGATGTAGCTTTATATATGAATAAAGGAAACGGTAAAGGAAACTTTAAACTCAAAAACCTTGATATTAATGCTTTAAAACCTATTCTTGCAGAAAAAGAAAAATATGGAAAATGGATTCCTTCTGTCGTTCTCTCAGGAGAAGGGAAATTTAAAGTTAATGGTTACAATCTTATTTCTTACTCTGGTAATTTTACGGTTAATGAATTTTTCTTTAGAGGATTTTCTGCTTCTGGTAATCTGGAACTAAGAGGAGATAAAAGAGCTCTTTCCTATTCTTTAAGTCTTTTTTCGTCTAAAGAGCAACTTACTTCCAGAGGAAACATTAATTTGAAACAATTAACTATAGATGCTTCCTTTTGGGGAGAAAATCTAAAGTTTTCATCCCTTGATTTTCTCAAAAAACTAAAACTTAATGGAAGTGTAGATTGTGAAGGGAAACTATGGGGAAGTTTGAAAAATCCTGAAGGTGAATTTTCTTATATTTCCGAAAATTTTAGCTATCATGGTATAAGTTTAGGAAATGTAAAAGGAAAAGTAACTTTACAGAATTTTTATCTCAACGTATTCGGAAAAAGTGAGGAAGAAAAATTCTCTCTTGAAATTCTTCGTATTCATCTGAAAAAACCTCTGGAGATTACTCTAAAAGGAAATGTTCAACATATGGATGTATCTTCCCTCAGAAGGTTAATAAATCTACCAATTATTCTTAGAGGAGATATTACAGGAAAGTTTTCTATTTATTCTCCCAATATAAAAATTCCTGAGACTATAAGTTTTTCAGCAATTGTTAAAGAATTTAATGGAAATTTTTCTATAGATAAAATAAGGGGAGTTGTTAAAAAGGTTTCCGGCTCTATACTCTACAACTCGAAAAAGTTAAGTTTAGATTTTGTTGGAGATGGAAAAACTTTGAAAGCTGGGGATGTCCAGCTTGAAAATGGAAAGATTAATTTGACCTTAAAAGACGAAAAACTTCATGTTCTACTTAAAGACTTTTCTTTTGAACCTTTAAAGAAAAGTAGCGTTTCAGGAAATATTGCAGTTACATTAGACAAAAGAGAACTTAAAGGAAGTATAAAAGTAAGTGGAGACTATACTAAAGAAGATCTTTTCTTTGGAGTAGCGTTGAATTTAAGTTTACGTGGAAAGTTAGATAACTTTACCACTAAAGTAGATGGAAATCTTTCTGTTAAACATCCTTACCTTAAGAAAGTACTAAAGTTTAAGCTATCAGGAAAAGTAGAAGAACCAGAAAACTTAGGTAGTATTTCTATAAAAAGAAATAATGAAGAAGTAAAATTCCTTTTGTCAGGAGATAAAACAAATCTTGTCGGAGTTTTAAGAAATATTGGGTTGAAACTGCCGGCTGGAGAAGTCTTAATAAAAATGGCTTTTGTTAATCTTGATTTAAAAAAACTTGATGGAGACATAGCACTTCCAGCTTTTGATGTAAAGCCCGTTAGTTTCTATCGGCTTTATTCAGTTTCTGGCCTTTACATTAAGCTCAAAAATGGAGAACCTGAGATTTCTGGTTGTAGACTTTCTTATATAGATGGTTGGATAGAGCTCTCAAACTTAAAACTTGAAAATAAGAAAATAGGAGGCAAATTCCTTGCTCAATCTGGTGTAAAAGGTCTTCTGTATCTTACAGATTTAAAAAATGAAATAAAGTACATAAAGGGTACTATAGACTTTTCTGGTTCCTTTGAATATGAAAAGGAACTCAAATATTCTGTAGATTTTTCTTCAAATAGAATAGACACCAGAATTGATTTTATCTTAGAAAAACTTTCTCTTATCAATTTGAAAGGAAAACTGCAAAATGGAAAATTGTCTTCTATTTTCGCTGAGATCAATGCTGGAGACGGAAACATTGTTGTTAATGGTGGACAGGAAAAAGGAATAGTTATATCAATAGCAGATGTTTCTGCTGGTCAGCTTGGATTGTGGAAAAGTCTTATTTCAGGAAACGTGATTTTCAAGGGAAAAAGCATAAATGGAAAACTAAACCTTACAAAAATTAAGTTTCTTCTTCCTAAAGAAAAAAAAGAAAAACACCAAAGAAAGCTTCCTACAATTCCTATAGATGTTTCTGTTGATCTTTACTTTTCTGATGCTGTTGCAATCAAAGGAGATCTTTTCTATCTAAAAATTTTACCTAAGCTAAGTTTAAAAACTATCAATAAAAAGCCACTTATTTCAGGTAGCTTTTATGTTATAGATGGACGTATAGACTACATGGGAAAAGAATTTAAAGTCATTTATGGTACGGGAGTTATAGATAATCTCCTTGAGCAAAAGGGTAACATCGATATTTTGGCCACTTCCTATATTTCAGGTTACTATATTTATATGCACATAAAAGGAATTTTTGACTCGTTTAAGCTTTACCTTTCCTCAGATCCTCCATTAACAAAAGAACAAATACTTAATCTAATAATGACTGGAGCTTCTCCTGAACAGGTAGAAGCAAGTTCGGAGCTCTTTCCAGCCGTTCAAGTAGCTTACTACGCAACTTCTTATTTATTTAAACCTATAGAGAAACAATTTAAAGAAGTACTAAAACTTGAAAACTTTTCAATTGAGCCTTACATCACTAGATACGGAGAAACAGTTGCAAAGATAACTCTTATAAAGAGACTCACGAAAAGAGTTAGAATAATAGGATGTGAAACTACGGGACAACGACCAGAATATGGCGGAAGCATTCAGGTTTTCTTAACGGATAAGTATTATATTGAAGGAAAGTTCAATAGTTACTATGGACCAGAGCTTGGTGTGGGGTTTGAGATAAATGTTAGATAG